The genomic stretch CCACCACCACCCCGTTGTCGTCCACCGCCACGCGGACCTTCGTGCCCGCCGGCCCCACACGCACCGGCTCCATCCACACCGTCCCGTCGAACTCCGCCAGGAAGAGACTCCACGCCCCCGCGTCGAACTGCTCCCACGCGGCGGCCCCATGGCCGTCGGACTCGAAGTGGACGGCCACGTCCCGCACGCTGCCGACGAGCGCCGGCGTCACCAGCTCAAGCCCCGAGTCCCACTGGCCGCCTCCCAGATAGCCGCGCACCACGAGCCGCCCCGGCTGCACGAAGAGCGCACCCGTGCGAGCCCCCACCGGCACCAACACCGAGGAAGTCGCCTCCCGGCCACGAAGCTGGATGCTCGGCTGCCACCCCTGCGACGTGAGCGCCGCGCCCCAGATTTCAGCCGTGGACGACGGCTGGTTCTTCTGCATCAGGACCAGCAGGTCATCCCCCGACGCCCGCACGTCGAGCACGCTGCTCAACCCCGACGCGACCACGGCCTTCGAGGTCGAGCTCCACGAGCCTCCCGTCTGCGAGACGGCGCGCACCAGCGTGGCGCTGTTGATGCCGGTCCACAACGCGACGTAGTTGCCTCGGTGGGGCACCACCGCCCAGATGTCGCGAACCGCCAGGTTGTCCACCAGCGATGGGGCCTGCCATGCCCCGTTCGCGCGCACCGCCGCGAAAAGCCCACCCGTATCGCCGAGGACCGCCGTGATGGTGCTGCCATCCGAGGCGATGCGCAGGCTCGTCATCTGCTCGGACGTGATGAGCTCCCCCAGCCCCCACTCGCGCGTGTCCCGGTTGAAGAGCGCGAACTCCACTCCCTGGTTGGACACCCACGCCCGCCCGAAGCTGTCCCCCACCCGGATGTACTGTGCGTCCACCGAGGACGACACCGTGGACTCCAGCCACCGCACCCCGTCGAACACGACCGAGACCTCCAACGTCGTGTTCCGCCCCGACGACACCAGCACCCGGTCTCCATTCTGCAGGAGGAACACGGGCGACCCCAGGTTCGCCGCCGTGAAGACCTCCGACCACTGCGTCCCAGCATGGACCCGGAAGGTCTTCCCATTGACGGCATAGAGATGGTTCCCCACCCCGAAAAGCCGGCCGCTGATGCCGGGCGTCACGGGCGAGAAGTCCGTCCCATCGAAGAGCGCGACGGCGCCCCCCGCGAGCGAGCGGTCCGACCAGCCCACCACGAAGCGCTCGCCCCACGCGGACACCTGCGGCGCCAGCGTCATCGAGCGCCCCTCCCCCACCAGGACGGAGTCCCCGAAGCCCGAGCCGCTGTCGAAGGCCGCGCGGACCTGGATGGCTGTCCCCGTGTCCTCGTTCCACACGGCCAGCGTCCCCCGGGGGCCCGTGGCGAACACGGGCATCCCCGGCTGACCGGGACGCCCCGCGCTCACCCTCACTCCGGGAGCCACCGTGCGCACCGTGTACGTGTGCGGCGAGGCGAGGCCCGCCCCCTGCGGCGTCTGCACGTCCTTCACCGTCACCGTGTAGTTCGTGGCGGGCGCGAAGGGCGGCACGGGCCGGAACACCACCGTGTTCGTGGAGGACTCGTAGTTGACCAGCCCCGTGACGCCCTCGACGCCCACCGTCCGCGCGTTGACGGTGGCCGGGTCCAGCGGCCGGTCGAAGCTCACGCGCAGCGGGCTCCCCAGCGGCACGAAGCGCGCGTCCGGAGCCGGCGTCGCATCACGCACCACCGGCGCAGAGGGCTCCAGCTCCGTGACGAAGTGGAAGCCCCCGAACTGCGCCAGCGTGTTGCCCGCGAGGTCCTCCACGGCGCTGACCCGCCCCCGGTAGCGCGTCTGGTACTTCAGCGGCTCATTCGGCGTGAAGGCGGCGTGGAGCTTCGCTTCGTTGTAGCGCAGCGTGCCCGGAACCCGGCGGACCACCTGCGTTCCGTCGGTGTTCAGCTCCTCCAGGTAGACGCGGTCCGGCGTGACGCTCTCCGGACGGAGTGGCTCGCTGAAGTGGACAATGATGGGCGCATAGCGCGCGGCCACCCCCACCGACGTCGCCTCCGGCAGCGTCCCCTGCACCCGCGGCGCGGTGGTGTCGCTCGACGCCGTCACAAAGAACGAGAACGCGTGCGCCTGCGTGAGCGCATTGCCCGCCAGGTCCTTCGCCCCCGTGGAGAGTGTCCCGGTGACGAGCGCACCCGGCGCGGGCAGCGGACTGACGCGGAAGGACACCGACTGGCTCGGAGCATCGTAGGAGATGACACCCGTGAGCGGCGCCGCGGGGTTCGACCCCAGCGCCTGCTCGAACCGGAGCGTGTCACCCGTGAGCGTGCGCGGGTCCATCGGCTCTAGGAAGGAGAGCGTGTACACCGGCCAGGTCGGCGACACGCCACTCTCACCACTGCGGGGCCGCGTGGCCAGCACCTCCGGCGGCGACGTGTCCGCCTCCAGCCCCACCGTGAAAACCGATTGGTAGGGCGCCGGCAGGGACTTGCCCGACACCAGACGCAGCGCCGTGGAGACGCCCACCGTCACCAACGTATCCGCCGCGAAGGGACGCCCCGGCGTGAAGGTCAGCGTGCGCGTGGCGGGGTCATGCGTCACCGTTCCCGCCACCGCGACGCCGTTCTCCGACACCGTGAGGACCTCCGCGCTCACGGTGGTGACATCGAGCGCCTCGGCGAACCCCACGATGACGCGCGCGTTGCGTGGGACGGCTTCCGCGTTCGACGCGGGCAGCACGTAGCCGATGAAGCCCACGCCATCCGACGTCTGCGTCCCACCATCGCCAGTCCCACCGTCCGGAAGTCCGCCATCGGGCGCGGGCTCGTGGCCCCCATCCGGCCCGCCCGCATCGGGCTCGCCCGCGGCATCCGGCGGTGTATTTCCATCAGGCTCGCTATTCTTACAGCCAGGGACGAATGCCCAGAGGCCGAGGACGGCCAGGGCGCATCGCAGCCAGGAGAGTTTCAAGGTCATAGGGGAGTTCGCGAGACAACCACACCACGAGGTCGCACGTCCTCGCGTGCATTCAGAGCCCCCGGTGCGTCAGGGGCCAGATGTCTGCGGTGCTTCGACGCGGACCTGGGCCGTGCGCGCCCATCCCACGGATGCTGACTGCATCGACATACGCCATATCGTTGTCATCGCCTGGCGTAAATGCTCGATTCCAGAACAGATGTATCCCGAGTGTCTGACGTTCCTCCGGCCCGTGAAGGCGCGCGTGGAGGGGGCCCTGGCAATCACCTCATGTAAGACTCGCAGGGTCTCTGTCGCCGACGCGGTGAAGCTGTTCGAGGCGAACGCGCCCCTCTTCCCCGAGGACGACAACACCCACGACAGCCTGGGCGAGGGCTACGCGGCGGCCGGAAGGACGAGGCCATCTCCCGCGACAAGAAGTCGCTGGAGCTGAACCCGAAGAACGACAACGCCGTGAAGAAGTTGCGCGAGCTCGGCGCGGCGTCGGCCACGGCGAAGTAGCGCGCGGCGCTCGGGGGCCTACGCCATCTCGTCGCTCAGCCGCGCGGCCTGGGTCAGCAGGTAGTCGCGCTCGGGCAGGCTCGTGGTGCGCTCGGCCGCCTTCCGGTAGTGGACCACCGCCGCGCCCGTCTTCCCCGCGCGCTCCAGCAGGTGCGCGCGCACGGCGTCGAGCCGGTGGTTCCCCTCCAGCCGGCCCTCCCTGGCCAGCCCCTCCAGCAGCGACAGCCCGGCCTGCGGCCCGTGCACCATCGCCGTCGCGATGGCGTGGTTGAGCGCCACCATCGGGTTGTCCATCAGCCCCATCAGCACCCCGTAGAGCGCCAGCACCTGCGGCCAGTCCGTGTCCTCCGCGCGCGACGCCTCGTCATGCACCGCCGCGATGGCCGCCTGCACCTGGTACATCCCCACCGAGCCCCTCGACAGCGTCGCGGAGATGAGCGCGATGCCCTCCGCAATCATCCCCGCGTCCCACAGGCTCCGGTCCTGCGCGTCGAGCGGAATCAGCTCACCCGCGGGCCCCGTCCTCGCCGCCCTCCGCGCGTCCGTGAGCAGCATCAGCGCCAACAGCCCCGCCACCTCGCCGTCCTCCGGCAGCAGCGTGTGCAACATCCGCGTCAGCCGAATCGCCTCGCCCGACAGGTCCGTGCGATGCAACTCCGGCCCCGAGGTGGCCGTGTAGCC from Myxococcus xanthus encodes the following:
- a CDS encoding Ig-like domain-containing protein, translated to MKLSWLRCALAVLGLWAFVPGCKNSEPDGNTPPDAAGEPDAGGPDGGHEPAPDGGLPDGGTGDGGTQTSDGVGFIGYVLPASNAEAVPRNARVIVGFAEALDVTTVSAEVLTVSENGVAVAGTVTHDPATRTLTFTPGRPFAADTLVTVGVSTALRLVSGKSLPAPYQSVFTVGLEADTSPPEVLATRPRSGESGVSPTWPVYTLSFLEPMDPRTLTGDTLRFEQALGSNPAAPLTGVISYDAPSQSVSFRVSPLPAPGALVTGTLSTGAKDLAGNALTQAHAFSFFVTASSDTTAPRVQGTLPEATSVGVAARYAPIIVHFSEPLRPESVTPDRVYLEELNTDGTQVVRRVPGTLRYNEAKLHAAFTPNEPLKYQTRYRGRVSAVEDLAGNTLAQFGGFHFVTELEPSAPVVRDATPAPDARFVPLGSPLRVSFDRPLDPATVNARTVGVEGVTGLVNYESSTNTVVFRPVPPFAPATNYTVTVKDVQTPQGAGLASPHTYTVRTVAPGVRVSAGRPGQPGMPVFATGPRGTLAVWNEDTGTAIQVRAAFDSGSGFGDSVLVGEGRSMTLAPQVSAWGERFVVGWSDRSLAGGAVALFDGTDFSPVTPGISGRLFGVGNHLYAVNGKTFRVHAGTQWSEVFTAANLGSPVFLLQNGDRVLVSSGRNTTLEVSVVFDGVRWLESTVSSSVDAQYIRVGDSFGRAWVSNQGVEFALFNRDTREWGLGELITSEQMTSLRIASDGSTITAVLGDTGGLFAAVRANGAWQAPSLVDNLAVRDIWAVVPHRGNYVALWTGINSATLVRAVSQTGGSWSSTSKAVVASGLSSVLDVRASGDDLLVLMQKNQPSSTAEIWGAALTSQGWQPSIQLRGREATSSVLVPVGARTGALFVQPGRLVVRGYLGGGQWDSGLELVTPALVGSVRDVAVHFESDGHGAAAWEQFDAGAWSLFLAEFDGTVWMEPVRVGPAGTKVRVAVDDNGVVVAYLQPSTQTDLMDIWVVSSEAGVVGAPQLLDSVAATDPDLALVHGPSGFMAVWGEWEIRGARSVDGVAWRDLATLIPRVFQEARWYNTRLVTVGESFALSAQRNELYLNMSIHTAGVWQPIAAPVMPSDVYEFVAAGNSVMLMAPFDDEFRYIFHNGIAWSGQNIVKSPADGQGVLAASPSGFRMHTDKSWWRWSGTEWLKEATDVSRPYWGGSLRCDAKGCGLATGGAFNMPVNLALSYAPGTRSFWTGASPAQGDFPVQAGSVTWDFVADTYRVTWRQPVQQGVLALHASTAL
- a CDS encoding RNA polymerase sigma factor, which translates into the protein MTESRDIRIEHLLREHAPRVLGAVIRRFRDFGASEDAVQEALLAAALQWPREGVPDDPRAWLIQVASRRITDHVRAETARRHREELVVSLVPPELQLVMSLDGDELAGRDDALVLLFMCCHPALSTASAIALTLRAVGGLTTAEIAKAFLVPEATMAQRISRAKQSIKSSGIPFQKPTPEESAQRLGAVLHVLYLIFNEGYTATSGPELHRTDLSGEAIRLTRMLHTLLPEDGEVAGLLALMLLTDARRAARTGPAGELIPLDAQDRSLWDAGMIAEGIALISATLSRGSVGMYQVQAAIAAVHDEASRAEDTDWPQVLALYGVLMGLMDNPMVALNHAIATAMVHGPQAGLSLLEGLAREGRLEGNHRLDAVRAHLLERAGKTGAAVVHYRKAAERTTSLPERDYLLTQAARLSDEMA